The following proteins are co-located in the Desulfatirhabdium butyrativorans DSM 18734 genome:
- a CDS encoding ACT domain-containing protein has protein sequence MGVRQLSVFLENKAGRLSEVTGILADANINIRALSLADTSDFGVLRLIVDHGDKAMEALKFNGFSVGITDVVAVQVDDQPGGLHKILDLLHGAGINVEYMYAFVHQSGRHAVMIFRFDRPEDAADLLTQNGIRVVDGPELYSL, from the coding sequence ATGGGCGTGCGTCAACTCTCCGTATTTCTGGAAAACAAGGCAGGCAGGCTATCGGAAGTTACCGGCATTCTGGCGGATGCCAACATCAACATTCGGGCATTGTCCCTTGCCGATACATCGGATTTCGGTGTGCTGCGTCTGATTGTCGATCATGGCGACAAGGCGATGGAAGCCCTGAAATTCAATGGATTTTCGGTCGGCATCACGGATGTGGTGGCTGTTCAGGTGGACGATCAGCCTGGAGGGTTGCACAAAATCCTCGATCTGCTGCACGGGGCAGGCATCAACGTGGAATACATGTACGCGTTCGTTCACCAGAGCGGCCGTCATGCCGTGATGATCTTTCGTTTCGATCGCCCGGAGGATGCCGCCGATCTGTTGACGCAGAACGGCATCCGCGTCGTCGACGGTCCTGAGCTCTACAGCCTCTGA
- a CDS encoding N-acetylmuramoyl-L-alanine amidase has product MKIHRSMFMFLLLCLAWPGLFTGAVWAAHQSDAYKQAESCYAILVNHPEKQKFRHNWQGCIDRFKSVYKTNPKGPRAAVSLFMAAQLTEEMYRVSLTANDKKEAIDLYRRTMHRFPKSPFAEKAKAHISGLLEPGKSGSPDAEKPKETTKTVPGCDSPDTEKQPAANVPPAPASGASENGLSRVTDLRVWSNPHYTRIAVDLDKETTFSSHLLKQDVSADKPKRLYIDIERCKLGKHIQNFIPINDDLLLDARAGQYTLESVRVVADIKSFETYKIFSLDNPFRIIMDVWGKEPEPQETPAAAASEPETSTQKGSKAVASANVKIAKLKPKDLARQLALGVRRIILDPGHGGKDKGAIGVIPGVYEKDITLAIALKLQKKLKEKLGCEVVLTRNCDKYLSLEERTAIANTKNGDLFISIHTNSVPQREAYGIETFFLNLATDDDAVMVAARENATSRKNISDLQNILTELMKNAKITESSRLASIIQENMVRNLSEKYTNIRGKGVKQAPFYVLLGAQMPSVLVETSFISNERECKRLASNEYQNHVSDAITKGISHYIQSTSPAAFLTPPEPARKKNTGKS; this is encoded by the coding sequence ATGAAAATACATCGCTCGATGTTCATGTTCCTCCTGCTATGCCTTGCATGGCCAGGGCTTTTTACCGGCGCAGTTTGGGCAGCCCACCAAAGCGATGCCTACAAGCAGGCCGAATCCTGTTATGCCATTCTTGTCAACCACCCGGAAAAACAGAAATTCCGCCACAACTGGCAGGGATGTATCGACCGGTTCAAATCCGTCTACAAAACGAACCCGAAAGGGCCCCGCGCCGCTGTGTCGCTTTTCATGGCCGCACAGTTGACAGAGGAAATGTATCGGGTTTCCCTGACTGCCAACGACAAGAAGGAAGCCATCGATCTGTATCGACGAACGATGCACCGCTTTCCCAAAAGCCCTTTTGCGGAAAAGGCCAAAGCCCATATTTCCGGTTTGCTGGAACCCGGCAAAAGCGGATCGCCGGATGCGGAAAAGCCCAAAGAGACGACGAAGACGGTGCCGGGTTGTGATTCGCCGGATACGGAAAAGCAACCCGCCGCGAATGTCCCGCCCGCACCGGCAAGCGGAGCTTCGGAAAACGGTCTCAGCAGGGTCACCGATCTTCGGGTCTGGTCCAACCCCCATTACACCCGTATTGCCGTCGATCTCGACAAGGAAACGACATTCAGCAGCCATCTGCTCAAGCAGGACGTTTCTGCCGACAAGCCCAAACGCCTCTACATCGATATCGAGCGATGCAAACTCGGCAAGCACATTCAGAATTTCATACCCATCAACGACGATTTGCTTCTCGATGCGAGAGCGGGGCAATACACCCTCGAATCGGTTCGGGTGGTTGCGGACATCAAGTCTTTTGAGACCTATAAAATTTTTTCGCTCGACAATCCTTTCCGGATCATCATGGATGTCTGGGGAAAGGAGCCCGAGCCGCAGGAGACACCCGCTGCGGCCGCATCTGAGCCAGAGACTTCGACCCAAAAAGGATCGAAGGCGGTGGCTTCCGCCAATGTGAAAATTGCCAAACTCAAGCCGAAGGATCTGGCCCGCCAGCTTGCGCTCGGCGTTCGCCGCATCATCCTCGATCCGGGGCATGGCGGAAAGGACAAGGGGGCTATCGGCGTCATTCCGGGCGTATACGAAAAGGACATCACCCTGGCCATCGCGCTCAAACTTCAGAAAAAGCTCAAGGAAAAACTTGGGTGTGAAGTCGTTCTGACCCGCAATTGCGACAAATACCTTTCCCTGGAGGAGCGCACCGCCATTGCCAACACGAAAAACGGGGATCTCTTCATCTCCATCCACACGAATTCGGTCCCCCAGCGGGAAGCTTATGGCATCGAGACATTCTTTTTGAACCTGGCTACAGACGATGATGCCGTCATGGTTGCAGCACGGGAAAACGCCACTTCCAGGAAGAACATCAGCGATCTGCAGAACATCCTGACCGAACTGATGAAGAATGCCAAAATCACCGAATCGAGCAGGCTGGCATCCATCATCCAGGAGAACATGGTTCGCAACCTGTCCGAAAAATATACCAACATTCGCGGGAAAGGGGTGAAGCAGGCCCCGTTCTACGTGCTTCTCGGGGCCCAGATGCCTTCGGTCCTGGTCGAAACGAGTTTCATCAGCAACGAGAGAGAATGCAAACGGCTCGCTTCGAACGAATATCAGAATCATGTCAGCGACGCCATTACCAAAGGCATCTCCCATTACATCCAGAGTACGAGCCCGGCAGCCTTTCTGACCCCTCCCGAACCCGCCCGGAAGAAGAATACCGGCAAGTCGTGA
- a CDS encoding enoyl-CoA hydratase/isomerase family protein gives MEWKHLLFETADDGIATITFNRPKALNALNAELLGELSSLLDIIAQDEAIRVLILTGAGEKAFVAGADINELAKCNALQGKCFANRGQSAISKLQALNIPVIAAVNGYALGGGSEIALACDFIYASETAMFGLPEITLGIIPGFGGTQRLPRLVGINIAKEMILTGKMISAAEAREIGMVNKVVAPADLMGEVKKTARSIAQKGKVALRAAKQVINAGIEVDLAAGCRMEIDAFALCMASPDAKEGTTAFLEKRKAVFKAGLME, from the coding sequence ATGGAGTGGAAACATCTGTTGTTTGAAACTGCAGACGATGGCATTGCCACCATCACCTTCAACCGGCCCAAAGCCCTCAACGCCCTCAATGCGGAACTGCTGGGCGAGCTCTCTTCCCTTCTCGATATTATCGCTCAGGATGAGGCCATCCGGGTGCTGATTCTGACAGGGGCCGGAGAAAAGGCTTTTGTGGCGGGTGCAGATATCAACGAGCTGGCCAAATGCAATGCGCTGCAGGGAAAATGTTTCGCCAACCGGGGGCAGAGCGCCATCAGCAAACTGCAGGCGTTGAACATTCCGGTCATTGCTGCAGTCAACGGATATGCTCTTGGCGGCGGCAGTGAAATCGCGCTTGCCTGTGATTTCATCTATGCCTCCGAAACGGCGATGTTCGGGCTTCCCGAAATTACGCTCGGGATCATCCCCGGTTTTGGCGGGACCCAACGGCTTCCCCGGCTGGTGGGGATCAATATCGCAAAGGAAATGATCCTGACGGGAAAAATGATTTCAGCGGCTGAAGCCAGGGAAATCGGGATGGTCAACAAGGTTGTGGCGCCGGCCGATCTGATGGGCGAAGTGAAGAAAACCGCCCGAAGCATTGCCCAGAAAGGCAAAGTCGCCTTGAGGGCCGCCAAACAGGTGATCAACGCCGGCATCGAGGTGGACCTGGCCGCCGGCTGCAGGATGGAAATCGATGCCTTCGCTCTGTGCATGGCAAGCCCCGATGCCAAAGAAGGCACCACGGCATTTCTGGAAAAGCGGAAGGCCGTGTTCAAAGCCGGATTGATGGAATGA
- the mutS gene encoding DNA mismatch repair protein MutS yields MQADPLTPMMKQYLEIKRQYPDTILFYRMGDFYEMFLEDAVLASGILDIALTSRNKNDENPVPMCGVPYRSAQSYIARLIEKGHKVAVCEQTEDPAQAKGLVKREVVRIITPGMVVEEGLLDQSIHNFIAALWFEKQVAGVSILDLSTATFQVTESADLDAILEEIQRIAPRELLLSEKNRGQGVWKVLEERIPDLLISPISEDRFSFSDARDLLCRHFQTLSLEGFGCGHLHAGIAAAGALFGYVEQTQKQSLNHITRIVPYDLSGFLILDEATCRNLELLKNLHYNGRQGTLLDVLDQTVSAMGARLMRQWIRYPLRDRKAICERLDAVSEAVAQPSLRKSVREQLKQIGDLERIAARIALDRCSPRDFLSLKASILALPESVRLLREFSSPLLDVAAIDGSLGALLDMAGLIDRAIREDAPPALQEGGVIKAGYDPELDELIDMHLHTRDYLMELEAREKQGTSINSLKVRYNKVFGYYIEIPKSQIQAVPAHYVRKQTLVNAERYITDELKQFELKISGAQERRIAIETRLFQELRETVGAHIREIQQASAFLARLDSLFALAEAADRYAYCKPEIGDVGEIHIDEGRHPVIERFLPEGRFVPNSLVLDNTANQVLIITGPNMAGKSTILRQTALQVIMVHIGSWVPARHAVICLTDRIFTRIGALDNIASGQSTFLVEMQETANILNNATPKSLVILDEIGRGTSTYDGFSIAWAVAGYLHDLRDAGVKTLFATHYHEMTELERFKPRVKNFSIAVREKKETIVFLHKLLKGGTSRSYGIQVAKLAGIPETVIQHARSVLRDIEEGTHCFSGPAKPVKTAGKPVSEQIPFFESVEHPAIGKLKALDVMNMTPLEALNCLHELFMLVSETSL; encoded by the coding sequence ATGCAAGCGGACCCGCTCACCCCCATGATGAAGCAGTACCTGGAAATCAAGCGGCAATATCCAGATACCATTCTGTTTTACCGGATGGGGGATTTTTATGAAATGTTCCTGGAAGATGCCGTTCTGGCCTCCGGCATTCTCGATATTGCCCTCACTTCCCGCAACAAGAACGACGAAAATCCCGTTCCGATGTGCGGCGTGCCCTACCGTTCCGCCCAATCCTATATCGCCCGGCTCATCGAAAAAGGGCATAAGGTCGCGGTTTGCGAACAGACCGAAGACCCGGCCCAGGCCAAAGGCCTGGTCAAACGGGAAGTGGTCCGCATCATTACACCGGGAATGGTCGTGGAGGAGGGGCTGCTCGATCAGTCCATTCACAATTTCATCGCTGCCCTGTGGTTCGAAAAACAGGTTGCAGGCGTCAGCATCCTCGATTTGTCCACAGCCACATTTCAGGTGACTGAATCCGCAGATTTGGACGCCATTCTCGAAGAAATCCAGCGGATCGCCCCCCGGGAGTTGCTGCTTTCCGAAAAGAATCGGGGGCAGGGTGTCTGGAAAGTCCTGGAAGAGCGAATCCCCGATCTCCTGATCTCCCCGATTTCAGAGGATCGCTTCTCTTTCAGCGACGCCCGGGATCTGCTTTGCCGCCATTTTCAAACCCTTTCCCTCGAAGGCTTCGGTTGCGGGCATCTGCATGCGGGTATTGCGGCGGCAGGCGCGCTTTTTGGGTATGTCGAACAAACCCAGAAACAATCCCTGAACCACATTACCCGGATTGTACCGTACGATCTTTCCGGTTTTCTGATTCTGGATGAAGCGACCTGCAGAAACCTCGAACTTCTGAAAAACCTGCATTACAACGGCAGGCAGGGGACGCTGCTCGATGTGCTCGACCAGACGGTGAGCGCCATGGGGGCAAGACTGATGCGCCAATGGATCCGTTATCCGCTTCGTGACCGAAAGGCTATCTGTGAAAGGCTCGATGCGGTAAGCGAGGCAGTGGCGCAGCCTTCGTTACGGAAATCCGTTCGGGAGCAGCTCAAACAAATCGGGGATCTGGAAAGAATTGCCGCACGTATCGCACTGGATCGCTGTTCTCCCAGAGACTTTCTTTCCCTGAAAGCCTCGATCCTCGCGCTGCCTGAAAGCGTGCGCCTGCTGCGGGAATTCAGCAGTCCGCTGCTGGATGTCGCAGCCATCGATGGCTCCCTGGGCGCACTGCTCGACATGGCCGGGCTTATCGACCGGGCCATTCGGGAGGATGCGCCCCCGGCACTGCAGGAAGGCGGCGTGATCAAGGCCGGGTACGATCCCGAGTTGGATGAGCTCATCGATATGCATCTGCACACCCGGGACTACCTGATGGAACTGGAGGCCCGGGAAAAACAGGGCACATCCATCAATTCCCTCAAGGTTCGATACAACAAGGTTTTCGGCTACTATATCGAGATTCCCAAGTCCCAGATTCAGGCCGTTCCGGCGCACTATGTCCGCAAGCAGACCCTGGTCAATGCCGAGCGATACATTACGGATGAGCTGAAACAGTTCGAACTCAAGATATCCGGCGCCCAGGAGCGGCGCATCGCCATCGAAACCCGGCTCTTTCAGGAACTGCGGGAAACGGTTGGCGCCCATATCCGGGAAATTCAACAGGCGTCGGCCTTTCTGGCACGCCTGGATTCTTTGTTCGCGCTGGCCGAGGCAGCGGATCGCTATGCTTATTGCAAGCCCGAAATCGGGGATGTGGGTGAAATCCACATCGATGAAGGCCGGCACCCGGTGATCGAACGGTTTCTCCCGGAGGGGCGTTTCGTTCCGAATTCCCTTGTGCTCGACAATACCGCCAACCAGGTTCTGATCATCACCGGTCCGAACATGGCCGGAAAATCCACCATTCTGCGGCAGACCGCTCTTCAGGTCATCATGGTCCATATCGGCTCCTGGGTCCCGGCCAGACATGCGGTCATCTGCCTCACCGACCGGATTTTCACCCGCATCGGCGCGCTCGACAACATTGCGAGCGGGCAGAGCACCTTTCTCGTCGAAATGCAGGAAACGGCCAACATTCTGAACAACGCCACCCCGAAAAGCCTCGTCATTCTCGATGAAATCGGCAGGGGAACCAGCACGTACGACGGTTTCAGCATTGCCTGGGCAGTGGCGGGCTATCTGCACGACCTGCGGGATGCGGGCGTCAAAACCCTGTTTGCCACCCATTACCATGAAATGACGGAACTCGAGCGCTTCAAGCCGAGGGTAAAGAATTTTTCCATTGCCGTCCGGGAGAAAAAGGAAACCATTGTCTTTCTGCACAAGCTGCTCAAAGGCGGCACGAGCCGAAGCTATGGGATTCAGGTTGCCAAGCTCGCCGGCATTCCCGAAACGGTCATTCAGCATGCGAGAAGCGTTCTGCGAGACATCGAAGAAGGCACCCATTGTTTCAGTGGCCCGGCCAAACCCGTTAAAACGGCTGGTAAACCCGTTTCGGAGCAAATCCCGTTTTTTGAGAGTGTCGAGCATCCGGCCATCGGGAAATTGAAGGCGCTCGATGTCATGAACATGACGCCGCTTGAAGCTCTCAATTGCCTTCACGAGCTTTTTATGTTAGTAAGCGAAACATCGTTGTGA
- a CDS encoding Druantia anti-phage system protein DruA has translation MFAWLLARYNYLSFTQPAGENLPYLVADRWGRLLACLLFGSAAWSCAHRDRYISWSAEQRQRKLHLRKNSAIPAYENPNFKRIAGFLLHGESFQGLEVGGNKLGLCFHSGCSLYPKRDFRSRIPIANSNGNHSQEVVMGRKAPSQNSLPSGSGCTQKGFSVQALSTTFSLLACRNPEQLNHGLS, from the coding sequence CTGTTTGCTTGGCTGCTGGCACGTTACAATTATTTGAGTTTCACGCAACCCGCGGGTGAAAACCTGCCCTATCTGGTTGCTGACCGCTGGGGTCGACTATTGGCCTGTCTTCTGTTCGGTTCGGCCGCATGGAGTTGTGCGCATAGGGATCGCTACATCAGCTGGAGTGCAGAACAGCGCCAAAGAAAGCTGCACCTCCGGAAAAATTCCGCAATTCCGGCTTACGAAAATCCGAATTTCAAAAGGATCGCAGGCTTTCTCTTACACGGTGAATCATTTCAGGGTCTGGAGGTAGGTGGCAACAAGCTCGGTCTGTGTTTCCACTCGGGCTGTAGTCTCTACCCGAAGAGGGATTTCCGCTCCCGGATCCCCATAGCAAACTCCAATGGCAACCATTCACAGGAGGTTGTCATGGGCAGAAAAGCACCATCGCAAAACAGCCTGCCCTCCGGCTCAGGTTGTACCCAAAAGGGGTTTTCCGTTCAGGCACTTTCCACGACCTTTTCCCTTCTTGCTTGCCGGAATCCTGAACAATTGAATCACGGCTTATCCTGA
- a CDS encoding BACON domain-containing protein, which translates to MFDIFQITRQQVEEFCFITHSKKGFEMLHTKFSKVVLPIVVSFVLLFGASAFADLTIPVLAVSPSSQAIGFQGGTLHFAILNTGSGTLNWNVTVPKESTDWIQVDKNSGTGPQSIKVTVMQYADNTDNTRTATLTIEAPGAFSSPRTVTITQYGLLTPVLTVDNATVLVPSGGASEQTLSVSDTGYAAFDWSAEVTEGGNWLKATTMTDETSGVQYIQYSVDPTNVTSTRYGTITISASNVHDADGNPINATIIGTPLKVSVIQSGSNYSLVVDTDKFSLSNKAQSDSFKVSFKTDSPIAMYPWTAQVSAGNEWLSIPSGSGPYIGAMTLTFHVTANSGSSSRVGSIVVSCSGAADSPITITVTQAGTSNNTVIGANPGISTVDVPVSQTVDLAINSTNMHGDKPVYQWFLVEMITSDGTTSPVYVLTSLGLFDVSTILNHLADYTFSFDPSGITSIGSWRMSDLGLHVGDTFIYAYAYQRGGGDIIVDNITTINVTE; encoded by the coding sequence ATGTTTGATATTTTCCAGATCACTCGTCAACAAGTGGAGGAATTTTGTTTCATAACCCATTCCAAGAAAGGATTCGAAATGCTCCATACCAAATTTTCCAAGGTAGTCTTGCCTATCGTTGTGTCTTTCGTACTTCTGTTCGGTGCTTCGGCATTTGCCGATCTTACCATCCCGGTATTGGCTGTTTCTCCAAGCTCTCAGGCCATCGGTTTTCAGGGCGGTACGCTGCATTTTGCCATTCTCAATACTGGCTCTGGTACTCTCAATTGGAATGTGACGGTTCCCAAAGAAAGTACCGATTGGATTCAGGTTGACAAAAATTCTGGTACCGGCCCTCAAAGTATCAAGGTGACTGTTATGCAATACGCCGACAATACGGATAATACGAGAACGGCCACTCTCACCATCGAGGCTCCGGGGGCTTTTTCTTCACCGAGAACCGTCACAATCACACAGTACGGTTTGCTGACTCCCGTATTGACCGTGGATAACGCTACTGTCTTGGTTCCTTCCGGCGGTGCATCCGAGCAAACCCTATCTGTATCCGATACGGGTTACGCTGCGTTCGACTGGTCGGCTGAAGTAACAGAAGGTGGCAACTGGCTCAAAGCCACTACGATGACGGATGAAACCTCCGGCGTACAATATATCCAGTACAGCGTTGACCCGACCAATGTTACAAGCACTCGTTACGGGACGATTACTATTTCGGCTTCAAATGTCCACGATGCAGATGGCAACCCCATCAATGCCACCATTATTGGTACCCCCCTGAAAGTGTCGGTCATTCAGTCGGGATCGAATTACTCGCTGGTTGTCGATACCGACAAGTTCTCATTGTCCAATAAGGCCCAAAGCGACTCGTTTAAGGTGTCTTTCAAAACTGATTCCCCGATTGCCATGTATCCCTGGACTGCTCAGGTCAGCGCCGGAAATGAATGGCTCTCTATTCCTTCCGGTAGTGGCCCCTATATCGGTGCAATGACGCTGACCTTTCATGTTACCGCCAATTCTGGATCATCTTCGCGGGTTGGCTCAATTGTCGTCTCGTGCTCCGGTGCCGCCGATAGCCCTATCACCATTACGGTTACTCAGGCCGGAACAAGCAACAATACGGTGATCGGTGCCAATCCGGGAATTTCCACTGTCGATGTGCCGGTATCCCAAACTGTCGATCTGGCTATCAACAGCACCAATATGCACGGCGACAAACCCGTTTACCAATGGTTCTTGGTGGAAATGATTACGTCAGATGGTACTACATCCCCGGTCTATGTTCTTACGTCCTTGGGGCTGTTCGATGTTTCCACAATCCTGAATCACCTTGCTGACTACACCTTTTCTTTTGATCCTTCCGGGATTACATCAATCGGATCATGGAGAATGTCAGACTTGGGCCTGCATGTGGGCGATACGTTCATCTATGCGTATGCGTATCAGAGGGGAGGGGGTGATATTATCGTCGATAATATCACGACAATCAATGTAACCGAGTAG
- a CDS encoding phenylacetate--CoA ligase family protein, producing the protein MIFDMEFETLPREALEAIQLRRLCATLERVYATVPFYRQGMDAAGIRPADIRSLADLQHIPFTTKKDLRDNYPYGMFAVPLENVVRIHASSGTTGKPTVVGYTARDIQMWSALMARALSSGGATRQDIIHNAYGYGLFTGGLGVHYGAERLGASVIPVSGGNTRRQITIMKDFKPTVITSTPSYALHLAEVAEEMGISFGELSFRFGIFGAEPWSEQMREEIQQKLHLKAIDIYGLSEVLGPGVAVECHQAQHGLHIQEDHFIAEIIDPNTGKVLPYGEVGELVFTSITKEAFPVIRYRTRDITSLDPSPCICGRTSVRMHKVSGRTDDMLIIRGVNVFPSQIESVLMNIEGLSPHYQLVVDRIDNLDTLTVQVELADALFSDEVKALQGLEKKISWCIKEELGVSAKVKLVEPKAIARSQGKAIRVIDNRKI; encoded by the coding sequence ATGATTTTCGACATGGAGTTTGAAACCCTTCCGAGGGAGGCCCTCGAGGCCATTCAGTTGAGGAGGCTGTGTGCCACCCTCGAAAGGGTGTATGCCACCGTACCCTTTTACAGACAGGGAATGGACGCCGCCGGCATCCGTCCGGCAGACATCCGCTCCCTTGCCGATCTGCAGCACATTCCCTTCACCACCAAGAAAGACCTGCGGGACAATTATCCGTACGGCATGTTCGCCGTGCCTCTGGAAAACGTCGTCCGGATTCATGCCTCATCTGGCACCACCGGGAAACCGACGGTTGTCGGCTACACGGCGCGCGACATCCAGATGTGGTCCGCCCTCATGGCCAGGGCGCTCAGCTCCGGCGGGGCCACGCGTCAGGACATCATTCACAATGCTTACGGATACGGGCTGTTTACAGGGGGGCTTGGGGTCCATTACGGCGCGGAGCGGCTCGGCGCATCGGTCATTCCGGTATCCGGCGGCAATACCCGCAGGCAGATCACGATCATGAAGGATTTCAAGCCCACCGTGATCACATCCACGCCTTCCTATGCGCTGCATCTTGCGGAAGTTGCTGAGGAAATGGGCATCTCGTTTGGGGAACTTTCCTTTCGCTTCGGTATCTTCGGCGCGGAGCCCTGGTCGGAGCAAATGCGGGAGGAAATTCAGCAGAAACTGCACCTGAAGGCCATCGACATTTACGGATTGAGTGAGGTGCTGGGTCCGGGCGTGGCGGTCGAATGCCATCAGGCCCAGCACGGGCTCCACATTCAGGAAGATCATTTCATCGCCGAAATCATCGACCCGAATACCGGCAAGGTGCTCCCGTATGGAGAGGTCGGGGAGCTTGTCTTCACTTCCATCACGAAAGAAGCCTTTCCGGTGATCCGCTACCGTACCCGCGACATCACCAGCCTGGATCCATCGCCCTGTATCTGCGGCAGGACTTCCGTGCGCATGCACAAGGTCAGCGGCAGAACCGATGACATGCTCATCATCCGGGGCGTGAATGTCTTTCCTTCCCAGATTGAAAGCGTGCTGATGAACATCGAGGGGCTTTCTCCCCATTACCAGTTGGTGGTGGATCGCATCGACAACCTGGATACACTTACCGTACAGGTTGAATTGGCCGATGCCTTGTTTTCGGACGAGGTCAAGGCGCTTCAGGGTCTCGAAAAGAAGATCTCCTGGTGCATCAAGGAAGAGTTGGGTGTCTCGGCAAAGGTCAAACTCGTCGAGCCCAAAGCCATCGCCAGAAGTCAGGGCAAGGCCATCCGGGTCATCGACAACCGAAAGATATGA